In Gordonia phthalatica, one genomic interval encodes:
- a CDS encoding peptide MFS transporter, with protein sequence MTLADEHPTAVPPTPQRGFFGHPRALGTLFGVEMWERFSFYGMQGILAYYLYYTASNGGLGFDEASATSIVGAYGGLVYLSTIVGSWISDRILGAERTLFYSAVIIMFGHIALALVPGVAGMGLGLILVAFGSGGLKSTATTMVGDLYAPEDLRRDAGFSVYYMGVNLGAFFGPLLTGWAQEHVGFHLGFGLAAIGMFLGLVQYSLSRKQFGVIGSTAPDPLPSSMYGRAGAVAAGLIVVVTVLSLTGVLTASNLSDVVVGITVVAAVGYFVIILTSRLITADERSRVVAFIPLFLASTVFWALFQQQFTTVAVYADKRLDRDLFGWTMPASWVQSINPVFIIVFAGVFAALWTALGSRQPSTPIKFALGTGIMGIAFLCFIPMSGGGPGSAPLLGLAGILLLFTIAELCLSPVGLSLSTKLAPKNFHTQMVALFYLSVALGTALAGTLAKYYDEENDVPYFLSIGLASIGVAVVLAIASPYIRRLMRGVL encoded by the coding sequence ATGACCCTCGCCGATGAGCACCCCACGGCCGTCCCGCCGACACCGCAGCGAGGCTTCTTCGGCCATCCGCGGGCGCTGGGCACCCTGTTCGGTGTCGAGATGTGGGAACGGTTCTCGTTCTACGGGATGCAGGGCATCCTCGCGTACTACCTGTACTACACGGCGTCGAACGGCGGACTCGGGTTCGACGAGGCGTCGGCCACCAGCATCGTCGGCGCATACGGCGGTCTGGTCTACCTGTCGACGATCGTCGGGAGCTGGATCTCCGACCGCATCCTCGGCGCGGAACGCACCCTCTTCTACAGCGCGGTCATCATCATGTTCGGCCACATCGCACTCGCGCTGGTCCCGGGTGTCGCCGGGATGGGCCTCGGCCTCATTCTCGTCGCGTTCGGCAGCGGCGGTCTGAAGTCCACCGCCACCACGATGGTCGGCGACCTGTACGCGCCGGAGGACCTCCGGCGCGACGCGGGTTTCTCGGTCTACTACATGGGCGTCAACCTCGGTGCGTTCTTCGGCCCGCTGCTGACCGGTTGGGCTCAGGAGCACGTCGGTTTCCATCTCGGGTTCGGTCTGGCCGCTATCGGCATGTTCCTCGGCCTGGTGCAGTACTCCCTCTCGCGGAAGCAGTTCGGTGTCATCGGCTCCACCGCCCCCGACCCGCTGCCCTCGTCCATGTACGGCCGGGCGGGAGCGGTGGCGGCCGGCCTCATCGTCGTGGTGACCGTGCTGTCGTTGACCGGGGTGCTGACGGCGTCGAATCTCTCCGACGTGGTCGTCGGCATCACCGTCGTCGCCGCCGTCGGCTACTTCGTGATCATCTTGACCAGCAGACTCATCACCGCCGACGAGCGGAGCCGGGTGGTCGCGTTCATCCCGCTGTTCCTGGCGTCGACGGTGTTCTGGGCGCTGTTCCAGCAGCAGTTCACGACCGTCGCCGTGTACGCCGACAAGCGGCTCGACCGCGACCTGTTCGGGTGGACGATGCCCGCCTCGTGGGTGCAGTCGATCAACCCGGTGTTCATCATCGTCTTCGCCGGCGTGTTCGCCGCGCTGTGGACGGCGCTCGGGTCGCGCCAACCGTCGACGCCGATCAAGTTCGCCCTCGGCACCGGCATCATGGGCATCGCGTTCCTGTGCTTCATCCCGATGTCGGGTGGGGGACCGGGCAGTGCGCCGCTGCTCGGCCTCGCAGGCATCCTGCTGCTGTTCACGATCGCCGAGCTGTGCCTCTCACCCGTCGGCCTGTCCCTGTCGACCAAGCTGGCGCCCAAGAACTTCCACACCCAGATGGTCGCGCTGTTCTACCTGTCGGTCGCCCTCGGCACCGCGCTCGCCGGAACCCTCGCGAAGTACTACGACGAGGAGAACGACGTCCCGTACTTCCTGAGCATCGGCCTCGCGTCGATCGGGGTGGCCGTGGTGCTGGCGATCGCGAGCCCGTACATCCGCCGGCTGATGCGCGGCGTCCTGTAG
- a CDS encoding Fur family transcriptional regulator, with translation MAATDHTADIRDAGLRVTRPRLAVMAAVDAHPHAETEAVLAAVREELPGVSRQAVYDVLHALTDAGLIRRIQPSGHVSLYETRIADNHHHLVCRVCGDVRDVDCAVGEAPCLEAVDDHGFRIDEAEVIYWGVCPACAANTDTTRAPDDPGGATR, from the coding sequence ATGGCCGCCACTGATCACACCGCAGACATCCGTGACGCCGGGTTGAGAGTCACCCGGCCTCGTCTCGCGGTGATGGCGGCCGTCGACGCGCATCCGCATGCCGAGACCGAGGCGGTTCTGGCAGCAGTGCGCGAAGAACTGCCCGGTGTGTCCCGTCAGGCCGTGTACGACGTCCTGCACGCCCTGACCGACGCCGGGCTGATCCGACGGATCCAGCCGTCGGGCCATGTCTCGCTGTACGAGACCCGGATCGCAGACAATCACCACCACCTCGTGTGCCGTGTGTGCGGAGACGTCCGCGACGTCGATTGCGCAGTCGGCGAAGCACCCTGCCTCGAGGCCGTCGACGACCACGGCTTCCGCATCGACGAAGCCGAGGTCATCTACTGGGGCGTCTGCCCCGCCTGTGCAGCGAACACCGACACCACCCGCGCGCCGGACGACCCCGGCGGCGCAACACGCTGA
- a CDS encoding LLM class F420-dependent oxidoreductase, producing the protein MKLGLQLGYWGAQPPANHRELVAAAERSGYDSVFTAEAWGSDAYTPLAWYGSDTERLRLGTSVLQLSARTPTACAMAAMTLDHLSGGRHIVGLGVSGPQVVEGWYGQKFPKPLGRTREYIDIMRQVWARQAPVTSDGPHYPLPLEGEGTTGLGKPLKPIVHPLRNDIPVFLGAEGPKNIALAAEIADGWLPLFFTPRLADQYNGWLDEGFARPGARNTRETFEVAAVAQIVLTDDRDAAYAGIKPFLALYMGGMGSEDTNFHAEVYRRMGYSDVVDQVTELFRSDRKAEAASIIPDAVVDDSAIVGDEDTVRAKIREWEQAGVTTMLVSPGSVAEVERLGSLAH; encoded by the coding sequence ATGAAACTCGGTCTGCAACTCGGATATTGGGGCGCACAGCCGCCGGCCAACCACCGTGAACTCGTCGCCGCCGCCGAACGATCCGGCTACGACTCCGTGTTCACCGCGGAGGCGTGGGGCTCGGACGCCTACACGCCGCTCGCCTGGTACGGCAGCGACACCGAACGCCTCCGCCTCGGCACGTCGGTCCTTCAACTGTCCGCGCGGACGCCCACCGCGTGCGCGATGGCGGCGATGACGCTCGACCATCTGTCCGGCGGCAGGCACATCGTCGGCCTCGGTGTCTCGGGACCGCAGGTGGTGGAGGGCTGGTACGGCCAGAAGTTCCCGAAGCCGCTCGGCCGCACCCGCGAGTACATCGACATCATGCGGCAGGTGTGGGCACGCCAGGCACCCGTCACCAGCGACGGCCCGCACTACCCGCTCCCCCTCGAGGGCGAGGGCACCACAGGGCTCGGCAAGCCGCTCAAGCCCATCGTGCACCCGCTCCGCAACGACATCCCCGTCTTCCTCGGTGCCGAGGGACCCAAGAACATCGCCCTGGCCGCCGAGATCGCCGACGGCTGGCTCCCGCTCTTCTTCACTCCGCGACTCGCCGACCAGTACAACGGATGGCTCGACGAGGGATTCGCACGCCCCGGCGCCCGCAACACCCGCGAGACCTTCGAGGTGGCCGCTGTCGCCCAGATCGTCCTCACTGACGACCGCGACGCCGCCTACGCGGGCATCAAGCCATTCCTGGCCCTCTACATGGGCGGCATGGGCAGCGAGGACACCAACTTCCACGCCGAGGTCTACCGGCGGATGGGCTACAGCGACGTGGTGGATCAGGTCACCGAGCTGTTCCGCTCCGACCGCAAGGCGGAGGCCGCCTCGATCATCCCCGACGCAGTGGTCGACGACTCCGCCATCGTCGGCGACGAGGACACCGTGCGCGCCAAGATCCGCGAGTGGGAGCAGGCCGGCGTGACGACCATGCTCGTCTCTCCCGGCTCGGTGGCCGAGGTGGAGAGACTCGGATCACTGGCACACTGA
- the katG gene encoding catalase/peroxidase HPI has translation MAAPSEGGGNRDWWPKQLNLKLLAENPDEGNPMDPDFDYAKAFSALDLDAVRRDLKALMRDSKDWWPADYGHYGPLFIRMAWHSAGTYRVADGRGGGGHGMQRFAPLNSWPDNAGLDKARRLLWPIKKKYGSSLSWGDLIIFAGNVALESMGFKTFGFAGGRTDKWEPEEIYWGPETEWLEDQRYTGERDLDNPLAAVQMGLIYVNPEGPNGNPDPLKSAIDIRETFARMAMDDEETVALIAGGHTFGKTHGAADAGQYVGPVPEDAPLETMGLGWKGSYGTGSGVDAISSGLEGAWNSTPVTWDNNFFWTLYGYEWETHTGPGGAIQWRPKDNAGATSVPDAGDPEKRHQPMMLTSDIALREDPIYGPISRRFLENPQDFADAFARAWYKLTHRDMGPLSRYLGDEVPAEKLIWQDPVPEADYEQIDEADAAAIKRQILDSGLTVAQLVKTAWAAAASYRGSDKRGGVNGARVRLEPQRSWTVNEPAELDKALTVLEGVAEAFNSESGAKKVSVADVIVLGGAAAVEKAAAAAGHTVTVPVSLGRTDATQEDTDVDSFSVMEPRWDGFRNYLAADAPIPAEYLLVDRAQLLQVSAPQMTALIGGLRVLGANYGGSQHGVLTDRPEVLSNDFFVNILDMDVQWTQQADGTYVGADLATGEQKWTGTRADLVFGANSQLRALAEVYGSDDATGKFVDDFVAAWSQVMDNDRFDLHA, from the coding sequence ATGGCCGCACCCTCCGAAGGCGGCGGCAACCGTGACTGGTGGCCGAAGCAGCTGAACCTCAAACTCCTCGCCGAGAACCCGGACGAGGGCAACCCCATGGACCCCGATTTCGACTACGCGAAGGCGTTCTCCGCACTCGATCTCGATGCCGTCCGCCGCGACCTCAAGGCGCTGATGCGTGACTCGAAGGACTGGTGGCCCGCCGACTACGGTCACTACGGTCCGCTCTTCATCCGTATGGCCTGGCACTCGGCCGGCACCTACCGCGTGGCCGACGGCCGCGGTGGCGGCGGTCACGGCATGCAGCGCTTCGCCCCGTTGAACAGCTGGCCGGACAACGCGGGCCTGGACAAGGCGCGTCGTCTGCTGTGGCCGATCAAGAAGAAGTACGGCAGCAGCCTCTCGTGGGGCGACCTCATCATCTTCGCGGGCAACGTGGCCCTCGAGTCGATGGGCTTCAAGACCTTCGGCTTCGCCGGCGGTCGCACCGACAAGTGGGAGCCCGAGGAGATCTACTGGGGTCCCGAGACCGAGTGGCTCGAGGACCAGCGGTACACCGGTGAACGCGACCTCGACAACCCGCTCGCCGCCGTCCAGATGGGCCTCATCTACGTCAATCCCGAAGGCCCCAACGGGAATCCGGATCCGCTGAAGTCGGCGATCGACATCCGCGAGACCTTCGCGCGCATGGCGATGGACGACGAGGAGACCGTCGCCCTCATCGCCGGCGGCCACACGTTCGGCAAGACGCACGGCGCCGCTGACGCCGGGCAGTACGTCGGACCGGTGCCCGAGGACGCTCCGCTGGAGACCATGGGTCTGGGTTGGAAGGGCTCGTACGGCACCGGATCCGGTGTCGACGCGATCAGCTCCGGTCTGGAGGGCGCGTGGAACAGCACCCCGGTCACCTGGGACAACAACTTCTTCTGGACGCTTTACGGCTACGAATGGGAGACCCACACCGGTCCGGGCGGCGCCATTCAGTGGCGCCCCAAGGACAACGCGGGCGCCACCAGCGTGCCCGACGCGGGAGATCCCGAGAAGCGTCACCAGCCGATGATGCTCACCAGTGACATCGCCCTGCGCGAGGACCCGATCTACGGGCCCATCTCCCGACGGTTCCTGGAGAATCCGCAGGACTTCGCCGACGCTTTCGCCCGCGCCTGGTACAAACTGACCCACCGCGACATGGGCCCGCTCTCGCGCTACCTCGGCGACGAGGTGCCCGCGGAGAAGCTGATCTGGCAGGACCCGGTCCCCGAGGCCGACTACGAGCAGATCGACGAGGCCGACGCCGCGGCGATCAAGCGGCAGATCCTGGACTCCGGCCTGACCGTCGCGCAGCTCGTGAAGACCGCGTGGGCTGCCGCAGCCTCGTACCGCGGCTCGGACAAGCGCGGCGGCGTCAACGGTGCCCGTGTGCGTCTGGAGCCGCAGCGCAGCTGGACGGTGAATGAGCCCGCCGAGCTGGACAAGGCGCTCACCGTGCTGGAGGGTGTCGCCGAGGCGTTCAACTCCGAATCCGGTGCGAAGAAGGTCTCGGTGGCCGATGTGATCGTTCTCGGCGGCGCTGCCGCCGTCGAGAAGGCCGCAGCGGCGGCGGGTCACACCGTGACCGTCCCGGTCTCCCTCGGCCGCACGGACGCCACCCAGGAGGACACCGACGTCGACTCGTTCAGCGTCATGGAGCCGCGGTGGGACGGATTCCGGAACTACCTGGCCGCCGACGCGCCGATCCCGGCCGAGTACCTGCTCGTCGACCGTGCGCAGCTGCTGCAGGTGTCGGCGCCGCAGATGACCGCCCTCATCGGCGGCCTCCGGGTTCTCGGCGCCAACTACGGCGGGTCGCAGCACGGAGTGCTGACCGACCGACCCGAGGTGCTGTCGAACGACTTCTTCGTCAACATCCTCGACATGGACGTCCAGTGGACGCAGCAGGCGGACGGCACCTACGTCGGCGCCGATCTCGCCACGGGCGAGCAGAAGTGGACCGGCACCCGCGCCGATCTGGTCTTCGGCGCCAACTCGCAGCTGCGGGCCCTCGCCGAGGTCTACGGCTCCGATGACGCGACCGGCAAGTTCGTCGACGACTTCGTCGCCGCCTGGTCGCAGGTCATGGACAACGATCGGTTCGACCTGCACGCCTGA
- a CDS encoding RNA polymerase-binding protein RbpA, whose protein sequence is MADRVLRGSRLGAVSYETDRDHDLAPRRLVQYRTDNGEIFDIPFSDEAEIPGTWPCKNGMEGKLLEGGAPEEKKGKPPRTHWDMLLERRSEEDLEVLLAERLDLLKQRRRGGGAV, encoded by the coding sequence ATGGCTGATCGAGTCCTGCGTGGTAGCCGGCTCGGAGCGGTGAGCTACGAGACCGACCGCGATCATGATCTCGCGCCTCGTCGACTCGTCCAGTACCGCACCGACAACGGTGAGATCTTCGACATCCCGTTCTCCGACGAAGCCGAGATCCCCGGTACCTGGCCGTGCAAGAACGGCATGGAGGGCAAGCTCCTCGAAGGCGGTGCCCCCGAGGAGAAGAAGGGCAAGCCCCCGCGCACGCACTGGGACATGCTCCTGGAGCGTCGTTCCGAGGAGGACCTGGAAGTCCTGCTCGCCGAGCGCCTCGACCTGCTGAAGCAGCGTCGTCGCGGCGGTGGCGCCGTCTAG
- a CDS encoding polyprenol monophosphomannose synthase produces MASRHPEARIIGENGEGALVVIPTFNERENLPLIVGRLLAAQTGIHVLVVDDSSPDGTGDVAEQLATDDAAGRIHVMHRTVKDGLGKAYLAGFAWGLERDYAVIVEMDADGSHAPEQLHRLLDGINAGADLVIGSRYVPGGALVNWPKRREFLSKGANTYARLALGAKIKDITAGYRAFRREVLEKIGLDQVESAGYCFQIDLAWRSLQNGFTIREVPITFTERAIGESKMDGGVIAESFLNVARWGIQGRTAKFRKNK; encoded by the coding sequence ATGGCCAGCAGGCATCCTGAAGCGCGCATCATCGGCGAGAACGGCGAGGGCGCCCTCGTCGTGATTCCGACGTTCAACGAGCGTGAGAACCTGCCACTCATCGTCGGCCGCCTCCTCGCCGCGCAGACCGGCATCCACGTCCTCGTGGTGGACGACTCCAGCCCGGACGGCACCGGCGACGTGGCCGAGCAGCTCGCCACCGACGACGCCGCGGGCCGCATCCACGTGATGCACCGCACGGTGAAGGACGGGCTCGGCAAGGCCTACCTCGCGGGCTTCGCGTGGGGCCTGGAACGCGACTACGCGGTCATCGTCGAGATGGACGCCGACGGCAGCCACGCCCCGGAGCAGTTGCACCGCCTGCTCGACGGCATCAACGCCGGCGCCGATCTGGTGATCGGCTCGCGTTATGTGCCGGGCGGCGCGCTGGTGAACTGGCCCAAACGCCGGGAGTTCCTGTCGAAGGGCGCCAACACCTATGCCCGCCTGGCGCTCGGCGCCAAGATCAAGGACATCACCGCGGGCTACCGCGCCTTCCGCCGCGAGGTCCTGGAGAAGATCGGCCTCGACCAGGTCGAGTCGGCCGGTTACTGCTTCCAGATCGACCTCGCGTGGCGTTCGCTGCAGAACGGCTTCACCATCCGCGAGGTCCCGATCACGTTCACCGAGCGCGCGATCGGCGAGTCGAAGATGGACGGCGGAGTGATCGCCGAATCGTTCCTGAACGTGGCCCGCTGGGGAATCCAGGGTCGGACGGCCAAGTTCCGCAAGAACAAGTAG
- the lnt gene encoding apolipoprotein N-acyltransferase yields the protein MYAAFPPNDHVWWLAPISLGLLYAAMTVGRPSVRSCAGSGLVFGLAFFVPLLPWIGEYVGALPWLALATVMAAYTALFGAVAAVTMRLPFRPVWFALSWVAIEAVRSAFPFGGFPWGRTAFSQVDGLYLPLTSVIGAPGVAGVIALTGASAVALIVRLVGDRPALRSWTAAVALAALVLPLGAGAVLAATGSPFTSKSGETNVVAVQGNVPRLGLDFSSQRRAVLDNHVRETLTMAAQVNDGTRKQPDLVLWPENAADTPPTIYPDAAESIRAAVTAARAPIAFGTWIPIAGGDGAGTTNSILLWGEHGGYADAEPSGRYDKHIVQPFGEYLPWRSFFRLFSSYADSAGDFKPGTGPAVLTVPARNGDVVMGIATCWEVAFDRAAQQSMREGAQFLFVPTNNATFGETDMTYQQLAMSRVRAVETGRSVVVAATSGVSALVSPDGSLIASSGIFTPDLLQADLELRTGQTLAVRFGAWPQRLVVLLTAGAFLYVLRRRISLDMFTGRRGPVMEKEHDGQQAS from the coding sequence ATGTACGCCGCCTTTCCGCCCAACGATCACGTGTGGTGGTTGGCACCGATCTCGCTGGGACTGCTGTACGCGGCGATGACCGTCGGACGCCCGTCGGTCCGCAGCTGTGCGGGTTCCGGCCTCGTCTTCGGGCTCGCGTTCTTCGTCCCGCTGCTCCCGTGGATCGGCGAGTACGTCGGAGCGCTCCCGTGGCTGGCGCTCGCGACCGTGATGGCCGCGTACACCGCCCTGTTCGGCGCGGTCGCCGCCGTGACGATGCGGCTGCCGTTCCGGCCCGTGTGGTTCGCCCTCAGCTGGGTGGCGATCGAGGCGGTCCGATCGGCGTTCCCGTTCGGCGGCTTCCCGTGGGGCCGGACCGCATTCAGCCAGGTCGACGGCCTGTATCTGCCCCTGACGTCGGTGATCGGCGCACCGGGCGTCGCGGGCGTCATCGCCTTGACCGGCGCCTCCGCCGTCGCGCTCATCGTCCGGCTGGTCGGCGATCGGCCGGCGCTGCGCTCGTGGACGGCCGCGGTCGCACTGGCGGCGCTGGTGCTGCCGCTCGGTGCCGGTGCCGTCCTGGCCGCGACCGGCAGCCCGTTCACGTCGAAGTCGGGGGAGACGAACGTGGTGGCGGTGCAGGGCAACGTGCCGCGCCTGGGACTGGACTTCTCCAGCCAACGCCGCGCCGTCCTCGACAATCACGTCCGCGAGACGCTGACGATGGCCGCACAGGTGAACGACGGGACCCGCAAACAGCCGGACCTGGTGCTGTGGCCGGAGAACGCCGCGGACACTCCGCCGACCATCTATCCGGACGCCGCCGAGAGCATCCGCGCCGCCGTGACCGCGGCCCGCGCCCCGATCGCGTTCGGCACGTGGATCCCGATCGCCGGCGGCGACGGTGCCGGAACCACCAACTCGATCCTGCTGTGGGGCGAGCACGGCGGCTACGCCGACGCCGAGCCGTCGGGTCGATACGACAAGCACATCGTGCAGCCCTTCGGCGAATACCTGCCCTGGCGCAGCTTCTTCCGCCTGTTCTCGTCGTACGCGGACAGCGCAGGCGACTTCAAGCCCGGTACCGGGCCGGCAGTCCTGACCGTCCCCGCCCGCAACGGCGACGTGGTGATGGGCATCGCGACCTGCTGGGAGGTGGCGTTCGACCGCGCGGCACAGCAGTCGATGCGGGAGGGCGCGCAGTTCCTGTTCGTCCCCACCAACAACGCGACCTTCGGCGAGACCGACATGACCTACCAGCAGCTCGCCATGTCGCGGGTCCGGGCGGTGGAGACCGGTCGCAGCGTCGTCGTCGCCGCGACCAGCGGCGTCAGTGCACTCGTGTCCCCCGACGGATCGTTGATCGCGAGCAGCGGGATCTTCACTCCCGACCTGCTGCAGGCCGATCTGGAACTGCGCACCGGGCAGACCCTCGCCGTCCGTTTCGGGGCGTGGCCGCAGCGTCTCGTGGTGCTCTTGACAGCGGGTGCATTTTTGTACGTGCTGCGTCGACGCATTAGCCTCGATATGTTCACCGGTCGGAGGGGACCGGTCATGGAGAAGGAGCACGATGGCCAGCAGGCATCCTGA
- a CDS encoding phosphotriesterase family protein encodes MESINTATGPVGADRLGVTLTHEHVFVLNEDYRLNFLPDWNETAQIQAAVERLTCLKEAGVDTLMDVSVAGLGRNVERIRAVADRVDLNLVLATGLYTFHDLPFQFHYTGPGLGFDGPDPMDEAFIRDLTVGIGGTDVKAAFLFCAIEAEGLSTGVERVMRAVGRASVATGAPVVVHTNPHTKSGLIAQRVLAEEGVDLSRVQIAHCGDSTDLDYLMQLADAGSTLGLDRFGLDVLLPYDARFATLLTLIEKGYADRVALSHDAFCFSDWFDEEKRQAVAPDWNYLQVTGRVIPDLLAAGVDQRVVDTIMRYGPRDFLAPPETGPAALAVANFNKTGLGPENG; translated from the coding sequence ATGGAGAGCATCAACACTGCGACGGGTCCGGTCGGGGCGGACCGACTCGGCGTGACGCTCACCCACGAACACGTCTTCGTGCTCAACGAGGACTACCGCCTCAACTTCCTCCCGGACTGGAATGAGACCGCGCAGATCCAGGCGGCCGTCGAACGGCTCACCTGTCTCAAAGAGGCCGGCGTCGACACCCTGATGGACGTCTCCGTCGCCGGACTCGGCCGCAATGTGGAACGCATCCGGGCCGTCGCCGACCGGGTGGACCTCAATCTGGTGCTCGCGACCGGCCTGTACACCTTTCACGACCTTCCCTTCCAGTTCCACTACACCGGACCCGGTCTCGGCTTCGACGGTCCCGATCCGATGGATGAGGCCTTCATCCGCGATCTGACGGTCGGGATCGGCGGTACCGATGTCAAAGCGGCGTTCCTGTTCTGCGCGATCGAGGCGGAGGGATTGAGCACGGGCGTCGAACGAGTGATGCGCGCCGTGGGACGAGCGTCGGTTGCCACCGGCGCGCCCGTGGTGGTGCACACCAATCCGCACACGAAATCCGGGCTCATCGCGCAACGCGTCCTCGCCGAGGAGGGCGTGGATCTGAGCCGCGTCCAGATCGCCCACTGCGGCGACAGCACCGACCTGGACTATCTGATGCAGCTGGCCGACGCGGGGTCGACCCTCGGGCTCGACCGCTTCGGGCTCGACGTCCTCCTCCCCTACGACGCTCGCTTCGCCACCCTGCTCACTTTGATCGAGAAGGGATACGCCGACCGTGTGGCGCTCTCCCACGACGCCTTCTGCTTCAGCGACTGGTTCGACGAGGAGAAACGACAAGCCGTCGCTCCGGACTGGAACTACCTGCAGGTGACCGGGCGGGTGATCCCCGACCTCCTCGCCGCCGGCGTCGACCAGCGGGTCGTCGACACGATCATGCGGTACGGTCCGCGCGACTTCCTGGCTCCTCCGGAGACCGGTCCCGCTGCGCTTGCAGTAGCAAATTTCAATAAAACTGGACTTGGTCCAGAAAACGGGTAG
- a CDS encoding adenylate/guanylate cyclase domain-containing protein: protein MIVNDEPRKDGPDEDAVPGSPLHRASELLARGDESNVAVRAAHLARKLAPTESRLSTGDRTSDRVARILNDVRRDRPSAVREIGLASVAVWQSLIERRRPDPAGPVPATILFTDLVGFSSWALRAGDDQVLELLAEVNDATEQVIRAHGGQVVKTLGDGTMAVFLDAAEGIAAAHEAVGAISAIVVGDFRPALRAGLHTGAPRIVGDDFLGVDVNIAARVCDAAGGGEVYVSDATLEQVDLEDYAVKRKRFKAKGVPKELQVFRVLPRYGESV from the coding sequence ATGATCGTGAACGACGAACCTCGCAAAGACGGACCGGATGAAGACGCGGTCCCGGGGTCTCCGCTGCATCGGGCGAGCGAACTGCTGGCGCGCGGCGACGAGAGCAACGTCGCGGTGCGCGCCGCGCATCTGGCACGCAAGCTGGCACCCACCGAGAGTCGCCTGTCGACCGGCGACCGGACATCCGACCGGGTCGCGCGAATTCTGAACGACGTCCGCCGTGATCGCCCGAGCGCCGTCCGCGAGATCGGTCTGGCCTCGGTCGCGGTCTGGCAGTCGCTGATCGAGCGCCGTCGTCCCGATCCGGCAGGCCCCGTGCCCGCGACGATCCTGTTCACCGACCTCGTCGGCTTCTCGTCTTGGGCGCTGCGCGCGGGCGACGATCAGGTCCTGGAACTTCTGGCGGAAGTGAACGACGCCACCGAGCAGGTCATCCGAGCCCACGGCGGGCAGGTCGTCAAGACGCTCGGTGACGGCACGATGGCCGTCTTCCTGGACGCCGCCGAGGGCATCGCCGCCGCTCACGAGGCCGTGGGTGCGATCAGTGCCATCGTGGTCGGCGACTTCCGGCCGGCCCTGCGCGCGGGACTGCACACGGGTGCGCCGCGCATCGTGGGCGACGACTTCCTCGGCGTCGACGTCAACATCGCCGCGCGGGTGTGCGACGCGGCGGGCGGCGGCGAGGTGTACGTCAGCGACGCCACCCTGGAACAGGTGGACCTCGAGGACTACGCGGTCAAGCGCAAACGATTCAAGGCCAAGGGAGTGCCCAAGGAACTGCAGGTCTTCCGCGTGTTGCCGCGGTACGGCGAATCCGTCTGA